Part of the Lolium rigidum isolate FL_2022 chromosome 6, APGP_CSIRO_Lrig_0.1, whole genome shotgun sequence genome, CAGGTCACTTCATTGCACTCTGTGATGGATGCCCACTGGTGCCTGCCTGGTGCAGTAGTAGTACAGTACAGTAGCAGTGATTTATTTGCGTCTTTCCGTGCGCTGCCTAGCGATGAGCGAGTGATGAACAAAGAGAAGGAACAGCAGCCAGCGCACTCACTTTTCCCCATCTCGGCATCTCCTCTTCTTCTACCTTGCGATCTTCCTTTCTTGTACACACAATGTGGGGAAGGATCTGCTGCAGCATGCCTTGCTCCAACCTCCTACTCGTAGTGCTCGCCGCCATGGTTGCTTGCCTCTCCATGCCGCTACCTCATCCTGCTGTTTCCTCCACTGCTCCTCCTGCTGCAAGTACAAACATCATACACCATGGTTGGTTGCCATCTTCTTCCATTCCTTCTTGTTGTAGGTTCGATTTGGGACTTGATTTCTTGTCTCGAATTGGATCCATGGCTACATTCAGACTATGAACATGTGTCTGTGCAGAAGGAGGAGCAGAAATAGGAAGGAACCCAGCAAACTCACTGGTGGCGCTGGTGAACGCGAACCGGACGGCGGCCAGGCTGCCACCGCTGCGCAACAGCAAAGGCCTCGGCTGCATGGCGCTGCAGTACGTCTCCCACTGCATCAGCGCCGCCACCCACGACGCCTGCGACGACACGGGGGCACTGGCAGCGTCGTGCCACCCGCCGGAGACGGACGTCACCGAGGTGTACGCCGCCAACTGCGGCGTCGAGCTGCCCACCGTCGACCTCATCTCCGGCCGCCTCCTCGgctgctcctcctccgacgacgcccTCCTGCTCCTCGGAGCCAACGCcagcgcgacggcggcggtggtccGCGGCAAGGAGCACACCCAGGTGGGCGCCGGCTTCCTCCGGCAGCGCCGGCACGGGCCGTACCTCTGGTGCCTCCTCTTCAGCAGCAGGAGCCCCAGCTCCACCTTCCGGCTCGAGGCCGCCGGCAGGGGCATCGCGCAGACGCAAGGCTGCTTCAGCGATCCGGACAACACCCTCTCCTGCAGCGCCGCCGGACGGCTGGTCACCTCCATGGCTTCACCAGCCGCTCTCCTGCTGCTGCTGTTACTCGCAGCACTCTAGCTAGCTAGAATTGTGATGTTTCGCTACTCAGTCATGCACTGTGGCCTTGTGGTTCTTACTGTCAGTCTGAACATTGATTGAATTGACACTGCAGTCCAGATCCGTCACAACTCACAAGCAAGTACTGCATTTACATGCAGGATTTAGCAAGCTACTCCTAGATACGTTTATTCCAGATTGAACAAATCCATCTTCCAATTTTCCATGCATAGAGCTTAGCTGTAGATAGTACATTGCTTACACTATCTACGGCTAGAAAGAAATCATAAATCAGGTGCATTAGCTGGATCTTGCAACACGTATACATTGCTTAATCACCAACCCAAATTATACAACAGggctattgctccggtgtcccctttgttctatttagacggctaggatctgctgataccccttcgtgggttgacttaacatgtgtgtttggttcatgggcaaacatgtacggaatgggatgggataaaatatgtttaattaacgattaatagaaaaggataaatatgtcattaacacaccggttaatatgtaattaacgggtcCTTTTCCCTTTGTCGTGGAGGCCGGATCTAGCGGGCGGCCGCCTACCcgtgcctagcaaggtcactACCGCACATATTTAGCGAGGCCGTTTCTGTCGACCGGGTGTGGCGCAGACGTAGCAAGCTTGTTGCTCGCCATgccatggaggccgccgccgccgagctagggagccacgttgaaaatcaagcccgccgcttaccgcgccctggaggccgccgatgtcgagctagggagccacgcggaaaagcaagcccaccgctcgccgtgACATGGTAGCCGCCGCTGAGCTGGGGAGCCACACATACGACGGAGGCAGgtgagattagtcatgaaattcacggatcatatggtccatcctttctcagaaatattcagcttttgggatgggatcatccatattttctggtcACGAACCAAACGCACGTTTACCACCTGAAAGTCGTTCGccaggggggacaccggagcacaggcCATACAACAGCAGGGGGGCGGCGACGACGAAATGATGTAATACAGGACTGTACTTGACTGAAACTGTTCAATACAGTGCGTTAGACTGTCTGGAATGACTACTCAGTGTTGTGACTGTTGCACAAATCGTGTGTTTTCCTCTTAACAATTCTTTGATTGCCGGGTAAAGAAGAAAGCTCCAGGCCACTTGAATTTACTACCTGTTCTAATTCTGAATATCAAGTCACACCGATGAAGCGGTGTCATGGAGAAGATGGCAGAAATTCTTGTCAGCGGCAGCAAAATCATCCCATGTATGCTATGATGTGTTATGAACGGTGAACTCCCTGTAGATAATCAACACTTTCAACATATCAATCAGTGTTACAGATGAAAATAGTGCTGATTTTTCTGCACTGTGATAAAAAAATGGGTTTAGAGGTTCTTTTTTTTGTAGCAGCACCTTGTTAGAATGATGTATCTGATGCTTAACTATCATGTGGTACGTTGTAGAACCTTGAAACCACCCTCAAGTCACGATTTCAACTATTGTCACGGCAGCAAATGCTAGGAAGAGGCTCCCTCCAATGTATGCTATTATCTGCAAGAATGAGGACAGTGCAGGCAGAATTGTTGAAGGTGAATGGTGCAAGGCCttgttcaaaataaaaagaatggtGCAAGGCGGGTGTTTTATATTTTTCAAAGATATAGGTAATGATTTCCACAGATAAAAAGAAGTCCCTAAAGTGGAAATTATACACTATAAAAAATGGAAGAGAGAAAATACTACGATGTTTCTATATTAAAGCTTCAGTCAGTGTAAGTATGAGTCGAGTTCAGCACATTCTCCCAATTGCCTAAAATTTTGGATGAGCTCATTAGTGTGTGAAACTGAACAGAATTTTTAGGAAAAACACTTAATTTATACTATATAGAAACCTATATGTCAAGTGGCTGATTTAGTGAAAGAAAAATTGAATCCAAGTAAAAAATCCTTAGCAATTTTAACATGGGAGTGAAACTACTAAGTCAATTTCAGTCACGTGGGAATTAAGGTTCCCTTGGTTGTACTGCTGTACCTTTTCTGACAGGAATGTCCCCAATAAAGAGCCACCAAGAACTGCAATCTGTGGGAGGAACATATGGTTAGTGTGAAAATTCCATAAAAACCAGAGCCAACAATATGGAAATGAACAACAGCTGGTCAGTATGTATAGTTATACTCATAGTGTTCATGTGCGATAAACAGATTTTTTCTCTCTCCATATTTTATCTACGAATGCTCTCTACAGTGTGACTAAAATAAACCTCGTGACCCGATAATCACCTAAGGCCTCGTTCGGTGACAGAGTTTTTACAAGTGATTGGGCCGGTTTTGGAGTGTTTTTTTGGGGCCCGATCAAAACACCCGAAAACACCTCAAAACACGTTTGGGCTGTTCGGTAGGCCGGTTTTGGCCTGTTTAGGCCCGACGAAACACGGCGAAACCCGTCGGGCTGGAGTGGAACTAAAACGCTTCACCCCCCTCGCGTTTTCTGGCGGCTGGCGACGAGGGCGACGAGGCAGGAAGACGACGCCGCGCCGAcgctcctgccgccgccggccgggagCTCCTGCCGCCGCCCCGCATCGTCAAGCTTGATTCCTTTGTAAGAACGCACCTCATCACCTCCTCTCTCATGTACTAGTCGCGCTTGGCTTGTCTGCGGCTAGGGTTCTTGATGTGAGATCCGTTCTTGGTTTGTTTAGTTCTTGGCTTATCTAGTAGATTCGGTTGATTCCTCTGTGAGATCCGGTTCCTCTATGTGATCCTGTTATAGGTACTATTCTTGACTTAGATTCAGAGAAATTTGGATCAAAGAATCCAAAGGGAGTCCAATTCCTATTTTGCCCAATCGGATACATGGATGCTCCAATTGCGTCTGTGTCCTTTTGCTATTCTGATCACAAGAGCAGAACAGGAAGGGTCACCCTTGAATGCAGTCGACCCAAAGAGAAGAAACAAGCCTTCGGCAAAAATTCCTTGTACTGCATATATCACTCGTATGTAGTGGGTGAAACAGACTTGCCAGAATATGTTCCTTGTACTGCATATGTATGCTCGTATGATATGGTAGAACTACTTGTAGCTTAACTAAGTTAAGTTGAGCAGGACCTATCTGATAACTGTCAAAAAGCCTGGTGATTTATGGTGTTGGGTGCTTCACTGTCGTTTAACTTTGAAGCTTTGAGATTTTGACAGCACAACCAGTAGACTCGATATTCCTCTTTCATGTAGTATTTTGGTTAATGGTTGCAGTTTTCAGGCTTAAAATAGAAACAATGGCTCTTGTCGTGTGTGCATGGTTATGCAAGTTATGAGTCCAAATCTGTTTGCACATTTTAAAAGACTCAGCCGATTTACATTTTCGGTCCCCAGATTCTCAAAAAATAGTCTGTTCAAGATATCTCATGTCCCCAGACTATACTGTATTGATATCAAGTGCAAATGTTTTTTCAGAAAGGTCCTGCCGCTGCCGACCTAGAGCTcctgccgccgcccctcctctccgTCGAAGCTGGAGTCATTCCTGAGTACCATCCACCCCGTCGCCTCCTCTCCCTGTACTTCTTGATGCGCCTTCTTTTTGTATTGGATACAACTTTCATGATGAAGTCATTTTGCAGTATGATCATACATTTATCTTTACTGAATAGACCGGATATATGCTAAATATAAAAAATGATCTTTTCTGGACACTCCTGGTAGGAGCAAGTTTCCTGAACTTGATCCCAAGGCTCAAGTCCACCATGAGTGAGTTTCTGTAAACATTTTGGATAAACATGTAGCAGTGACATGGGTTGTTTTGCCCTAGGACAATAGCTAAAATTAGCCACAAACATTGGCATGGCTTATTTTGTTTCTTCAAATTTTATCATAGTAGCATTGGAGTGTGCAGAGTTATTTTTTCTTCAGCAAACTTGATCATATTAACATCGTTTGTGCATGGTAGTACTGATTGAAATCCCAATTGTATGTTCATACATGGAATCGAGAAACTAGCCACTGGATACAACATCACATGAGGTACTGATTCTCTTCTCGAGAAACAGTGGAATGTAGTTTTTAGGTCGTCTTTGTTGTGATATTAGAATCTGGATTCGTCTGGCCACGTATTTCTTGCAGTATCATGTAAACGCTATATTGTAGGCAGAGGCATCAGTCGATATAATGTGAGCTCTCTGCTGAACTTTCTCCAAAGTTACTAGTAGCAGATTATTCCGTCTGTGAAATGTATTGCCAGCTAGATGAAAATTCTGGAATTGCCAAGATATGCCTGGGACATTGTAACAAGATGTTCTTCTTCCTGTTCGTGTTATCTCAATGGTCAAAAGTCATCTATTTATTTGTATAGACGTGGTTAGATAAAGTTGCTTTCATTCCGTATAATTTTGGTTTTACTTTTTAGCATTAGGACACAATTAGTTGCTTTTATCTACATGCATCTACTCATGCACTGGATCATCAGTTAATGCCTGCAAAGAGATATTCATCCACTGTTTGCTTGCTGTGCTTTTAATATACCTTCCTATCATGCAGTGTTATGAAAAAACCACcatagttttctctttttttcactcTCAACTTGTTTATTGTTGCAGGGTACATATCGATGAGCACGGCTCAGAGAAAACTTATGTTCATGCTGCCCTTTTGCTCTGCTTGAAGTTGTCAGAGACCATGCCTGAAGATATTTACTGCTGGCGCTGAAATAATACTGGATAATTAATTGTGTAGCAAGTCTTTAGCTTCGGTGCCTGAAGATATTTGTTGTTGGAACTGAGCTGAAATCTTATTTATTTGCTGTTAAGATCTGAGCTGAAACCTTATTTATTTGTTGTTGGAACTGAGCTGAAACCTTATTTATTTGCTAAGATCTGAGCTGAACCAATGATTGAAGATATTTGATGTTAAATCTTATTGAATTTGTATTTGAAACACTGTaccaattattgaatttttatctATTCAATGTAATTATTGAATTTCTATCTATTCTAGTGTGTTAAAAAAGATCTTATTTTTATTTGTGATACAAGTTTAGTTTAAACTGTCAAAGAAGATTGTTTTTTGATCCATTTGTGTTGAACACACTTGAATACATTAGTTTGTAAAACCCGCGTTCCAAACAAGTGTTTTGGATGAAAAGGGTTTTGTAGTGTTTTAGGTAGTGTTTTGGGTGGTTGGTGTTTTCACCCAAAACACTCCTCAAAACACCCCGAAAAACTCAAAAAACCACTGGCACCGAATGAGGCCTAAGGCGTAAAGGTTCACACATGCAATTTTTGAGCAACCAGAGAAGGTAGTTGCAAAATACAAAAGCTGAGACAACAACATATTAATTAACCAATTCATGATTCTTGGGACCTGGATTAATGATCAATCAAAGTACTAATAAACGATTCCAGTAATCCATTAATTGGAATGTTATAATGCTTAAATATATGGTAAAAATAAGTTATCATGACAATGCTTATGCATATTACTATTAGGACCATTTTGGTGTGAATTTTTTTCTACTGCTGTTTCTTACCAATGTTGCAACACCATGGCCAGCGAGCGACCCTGCAATGACACCTGGAGGGGATGAAGCTGCAGCAAGTGCTGTAAAGGTACATGAAACCCAGTGTCAGTGTTAGTTGTTAAAAATAGAAATTTCACCCTTGTATGGAATGGTAGTAAGAAATGTACCAAtagttgagaaaaatgatttatcaCCCCATTCAGCAACAAAAACCAAAACAAATGTGCTTGCAAGAGTACTGGCGACAGACACTATTCCTGCACCATTTCCAGAAAACTTCGAAACTGCTAGCTCAGCCTGCCATTGTTCAGTATAGTGTTATGAGGGAATTTCACTATCAAATAGAAATAGGGCTAAAGAAACGATCATCAAAGGCATCAGGCAACCATGTAAGATGTAACAGGTATTTGGCATACTCTTAGAAGGTTTTCACTACATGAAAATAACAACGTTAAGAAGAATGAATTACTATGTATATTACTATTTTACCATCtaagtactccctctgatccgaTTAAATCGACACACAGTTGTGAAGATCGCTAGCATGTTTTACGTGGTATCCGCGTCAATTAAAAAGGATCAGAGGTAGTATATATTAGACATAAAGCAAGTTCTCTTTGTTCAGGGTTTTAGCTTTCTCAGAATTTCTTTTGTTTTCGACGTTTTCCTTCAGGTGATCCTGTAAATATTCTACCTACTAATGAAATCCGGAAGCCATCAGTTGCTAGATCTTCCAAAAAAAAAGTTCAATGCATAAATTTTAGAGAGTGTGATATTCATCATTAAATCCTTGATTAAAAGTTATGCAAGTGTTTCTTCTTAGATCCATATCATGATTTTTTAAACTTAGAACTTGAGAATATTCTCGACTAAAACtaaaaattcgaaatttgaaattCTACCTCCTCTTGCTCCTCATTCATATTTTCTCCATCACCCGAAGCAGCATCAAGTAATGTAGTAACTCCATAATAAACCTAAAATACAGCAACGTTCGTTAGTAATGCTAATGTTCTTTAAACCTGAATTAGTAATGCAATAGTAATAACCATGCACACCCTTGAATTTTCATTTAAGATAATATTTCTGAGTACATATTTCAGTATCTTACAGATAACGATTTTAATATGTGATCGGTTTGTACATGCAACAATAATAGTCCTGATAATTCACTTACCAAGAGACACACGGCAAGAATGTCGTCAATTGGAAAATCTGTACCGCCAAAACTGCATATGCCAAGAGGTACATTAGATAAAAGCAGTAATTAGAAGGTTCATTGCTACAGCAGCAAACAGAAGGTCCTCAACTAAGGGTAGCAAATAGAATGACCTCTTCAGGACTGCAACAACAAGTACAATTACCTGAACGGAATCACACCATCAACATAATGAAATGCTCGACCGAGAACTACAGATATAACTGTCATTACTCTGCGAAGACCAAAAATACCATTACATAAGTCACATATGTTCAACTAAAAGTGTAACTTTATGAATTCATTGTCCATGGCAAAAGTTGTATTTTTGTAACATTTTTTTTAATTAGAAGCATATAACAATAAAAGATGTAATGGTATAGAGAAGCAACTTAGCATATAGAGGAAAGCATGAAAATACATTTCTAGTACTTACGCAAGAGCTCCGAATGTGCCAAGAAAAATGACTCCTCCAGAATTTCTAGCTGCTAAAAGTGCCTATTGAAACACATGAAACTGCAGCATTTATCAATGACTCATTTTAGCATACATTACTTTAAATTTTTTTTGTATCAGAGAGAGTCAGGAGTAAATATGAAGCCACAAAACTTGTAAAACACTTGACAGAATTCACTAGCAGCAGGGGTGTTCATTGCCAGTTTTGTCGATTTGGTCAAATCCAATTTTGAACTGAATGTAAGCATGCATGGAACATTTTGTTGCAACTGCCAGTTTGAACAGGTTTCAGAAGTCCACAATGAACAGCACCCGAAACCCGAAAACCCACGTAGTTTGCATAATTGAACATGTAGCCATGTAGGTAAACATAGTATAGACGAAGTCTCTATGAAACGTGACAAAATAATCATGACAGACTCACCGCAATGAAAAATGTCCTGTCTCCTAGCTCAGAAAAGAAGATGAGCAGAAAAGCCTGCAATCGAGTTTTGGACACGAGATGATGGCATCAGAGAGGTCAAGGGTGCACAAATTGCACTTGATTGCATTGCATTGCAGATATACTCCGTGTACTAGTTAGCGGAGAAACGGGACTGATAGGAAACGAATTAAGGGGCGTCAAAATTTAAGGGGCAGAGGCGGTTCTCCTAACTGAAGCAAAACCTGTACTGATGTCCCCGAGATCCCCCAGCGCGTCGGCCGGCGGCTGCAGGCCCATGAACTGCGTGCCGGCCAGCGCCTGCTGCGACCCCTGGAGCATGAggacccccgccgccgccgcgaacgcGTACCCCCACGGCGCCGTTCCACCCCGTTCCTCGCCGGCTGGCTCAGCCCGGTTCGGTTCAGGAGCCCCAGGAGCTCCGAGCAGCGGCGGCTCGCCCGAGTCGGATTTCGGAAGGCACCTCAACACCTGAAGCGGAGGCAATTTCACGTCAGGTATAGCGCGGGGCTATCTCTTTCCTCCGGTTAAGGATCGGGTGCGCCCTACCGGACGGGCGGGAAGGctggcgcggcgcggcggcgactGGCGGAGTGATGAACGAGGCGTACTTGCTCGGTAGGGtatggaggagaaggaggaggcgaagACGGTGGAAGAGCAGGCGGCGACGGTGGCCATGGCGCCGCGGTGGTGGCTTCTCCTGCTTGGCGGGGCGGACTGCGCGGTTACCGGCCGCTTCCTCTCGGCCGTTGGGAGTGGATAGAGTTCGAACGGGTTGTTGGTAAATGGGCTCAAATATCTACGTATGATTTTCCTCGAGAGGCCTCGCCTTCACTACTTTGGGCCAGCCCATGTAAGCCACTGCTGCAGCCGGACGTCCATGGGAAGCAGCTAGCCGTCTCCGGCGATCACCAGCTTCGATACGAGTTCGTCGGAAGCGGCGAGCGAGTAAGCATCCATCGCCACAGAAGGACGCTCTATCACCGCTTAGCCAATGGATCGATCCCAAGAATTCAAGATTCGATCGTGGTAGTTCCCTGGGAGTCGGGCGGGATTCCGTCTATGCCAGCCGCCATGCCCAGAAGTCCAGAACGCGCATCAGGTGCTCGACGTTATGCTTCTGTTGATTCTCTTAATTCTTCTTGCTTGCACTGTGCCCTAGTCCTGTTTGGCTCGCCTAATTGAGTTCGTGGAGGAGATATTTAATATTTTTACACGCTGATACTATATTCGTTGTTATGCTGGCCACTTCATTTAGCTACATGTGACTCCAAAGAAATtaattttttcgagaatacattcCAATCATATAGAAGGGTGCCAAAGAAGGCAAAGTGCATGCTGCCCACTCTCTAGGCTCCGGAAAAGAAAAGGCATTTCCGCGGAACAACTTGGCCAAGCACCACCTATCTACTCCTCCTTTCTTCTCTCTAATAGCCGCCTATTACGCCACCGCTCTGTTGAAGACCACGTCTCTCGTATGCCTCCACGTGCACCAGAAGACAAGTATGATCGCCTTCTACAACCCAAGAGTAGGTGCTGCAAGGTCCCTGGCTCCTGATCGTAGAGCAGGTAGGCCGCCGGACATGTGAGACCCCGGCGCTGCAACCTGTCATCCATCCAATAACGATTCCGCGAGGCCAACCAAGTGAAGAACTTACAGCTGTACGGCGGCCACGGCGCCCGTGGCCGCCAGATCTCGTTAGTGATTAATGCTTTCGCCGAGCCAGCGAAGAAAGCTTCGTACACTGACTTGCAGGGGCGGACCTACGTTTTGCTACCAGGGGTCACATGACCCCGGGTAAAAGTTGTTTTGTTTGTAATATTCAAGCTATTTCTAGTGTGTGACACCCCTAAATTCAGAAGAAAAATAGTGTGAACTTGTAGAGTGACACCGGATAGTTTTTGTTCTAGGTCCGCCCCTGCTGACTTGGAGGAATAGCATCCATGACCAGACCAATGCCAGACAAGCACGTTGTCCCGCTCCGGGACTAGGACAACGGTAGCTAGAAGAACTCCACAAGAGCCCCATCCTCCATATCCGGCCCACGGTCTCTGAGCCACTGCCCAGTAAACCCCTCTTTAATTGAACAGGCTTCCAGCGTCCTTTTTGAGACCATCTTAACCATGTTTGGTCAGTCCAGAACCGAGCTTTCTCGCCATTGCCAAGCACATAGCTTGTGGCAGACTCAAAGATCACCATGCAAATGTCTGGCAGCCTAATATCAAACTCAGCCTAGACCTTGGCAGGATCCACCTTTTGAAGCCACGCCCAACGACATCGAAGGGCAAGATTGAGTAGCCGGAAGTCGGGGATGCCGAGGCCACCACAGTATTCAGGGCATGCTACCTGATCCCACGCTACCAAGCAATGCCCCCCTGACCTCCTAGCGGCCCTTATACAAAAAAGGCCCTACATACCTTGCGGAGAACCTCGAAGATCTTGGTTGGGATATCCAACGACGTCATGGCATGAATTGGATCGAGCACAACTCGTCATATCCTCACAGTTTAGCAGTTTCGCCAACCAGGGTTGCAACCGACTGCTGTCCACCACTAGCTGCAGCTGAGCCACCGTCACCTTTCTCAGACCTAGGGGCCATCCCAGGTACATGAAAGGGAAGGAAGCTACCTCGCAGCCGAGAATCGAGCGTGTCAGCTCCACCTGCTCCGGCAAGCAGTGAATTGAGTGGAGGGAGCACTTCGCCAGGTTGGCGTGCAAACCTGACGCCACGCCAAAATCATCCACAATGGAGGCACAAGCAA contains:
- the LOC124663923 gene encoding uncharacterized protein LOC124663923, which codes for MWGRICCSMPCSNLLLVVLAAMVACLSMPLPHPAVSSTAPPAASTNIIHHEGGAEIGRNPANSLVALVNANRTAARLPPLRNSKGLGCMALQYVSHCISAATHDACDDTGALAASCHPPETDVTEVYAANCGVELPTVDLISGRLLGCSSSDDALLLLGANASATAAVVRGKEHTQVGAGFLRQRRHGPYLWCLLFSSRSPSSTFRLEAAGRGIAQTQGCFSDPDNTLSCSAAGRLVTSMASPAALLLLLLLAAL
- the LOC124665847 gene encoding GDT1-like protein 1, chloroplastic; the encoded protein is MATVAACSSTVFASSFSSIPYRASTPRSSLRQSPPRRASLPARPVLRCLPKSDSGEPPLLGAPGAPEPNRAEPAGEERGGTAPWGYAFAAAAGVLMLQGSQQALAGTQFMGLQPPADALGDLGDISTGFASAFLLIFFSELGDRTFFIAALLAARNSGGVIFLGTFGALAVMTVISVVLGRAFHYVDGVIPFSFGGTDFPIDDILAVCLLVYYGVTTLLDAASGDGENMNEEQEEAELAVSKFSGNGAGIVSVASTLASTFVLVFVAEWGDKSFFSTIGTFLTTIPYKALAAASSPPGVIAGSLAGHGVATLVNTNHMFLPQIAVLGGSLLGTFLSEKIIAYIGGSLFLAFAAVTIVEIVT